In the Maribacter sp. MJ134 genome, one interval contains:
- a CDS encoding ribonuclease activity regulator RraA, producing MSKLSKTNREKLRFISTATVATFLFKKGLKNQFIQNVVPLKKGRPTMVGEAFTLRYIPAREDLNTIAVFKDPDHPQRVAVETCPEGAVLVIDSRKNARAASAGSILATRLMKRGVAGIVTDGGFRDSAEIADLDFSAYHNRPSAPTNLTLHQAIAINEPIGCGDVAVFPGDIILGDDDGVMVIPVHLIDEVVQECSKMTLYEEFVMEQVQNGKTIVGLYPLTDDAIGNQFEIWKKSR from the coding sequence ATGAGTAAATTATCTAAAACAAATAGAGAAAAGCTTAGGTTTATTAGCACGGCTACCGTAGCTACGTTTTTGTTCAAGAAAGGGTTAAAAAATCAATTCATACAAAACGTTGTTCCGCTAAAAAAAGGAAGACCTACCATGGTTGGAGAGGCTTTTACCCTACGGTACATACCCGCCCGAGAAGATTTAAATACAATAGCAGTCTTTAAAGACCCTGACCATCCGCAACGTGTAGCTGTCGAAACATGTCCTGAAGGTGCCGTTCTTGTTATTGATAGTAGGAAAAATGCGCGTGCGGCCTCCGCGGGTTCTATATTGGCAACACGTTTAATGAAACGTGGCGTTGCCGGTATTGTAACCGATGGGGGTTTTCGTGATTCCGCTGAGATTGCTGATTTGGATTTTTCCGCTTATCACAACAGGCCTTCGGCGCCAACAAATTTAACCTTGCACCAAGCCATAGCTATAAATGAGCCCATAGGATGTGGAGATGTCGCCGTTTTTCCGGGTGATATCATTCTGGGCGATGATGATGGTGTCATGGTTATTCCCGTTCATTTAATTGATGAAGTGGTCCAAGAATGTTCAAAGATGACCTTGTATGAGGAATTTGTGATGGAGCAAGTTCAAAACGGAAAAACCATTGTTGGACTCTATCCGCTTACGGATGATGCTATCGGAAATCAGTTTGAAATATGGAAGAAATCAAGATAA
- a CDS encoding sugar phosphate isomerase/epimerase family protein — protein MKDNQGKISRRRFAALTVCGAGGVFLMGLPQRLYAAVPYKEKELSVSLFSKHLQFLDYDEMSAAAADMGFNGLDLTVRPKGHVWPEKVVANLPKAVAAMKKYGLRPQLMTTNVWDSSSAVHKTVLETASNLGFTHYRTDWLKYDEHKNLKDSQRLFGEQARALELVNKRFGIVGCYQNHAGKNVGAPIWDLSTILSATANEFMGCQYDIRHAVVEGGTSWELGLRLIKPYVKSIVIKDFKWAKVNGKWIPVHVPLGEGMVDFNRYFSLLKAYDIQVPVSLHVEHDLGGAERGASTINISKKEVLLRIKKDLTFLKEAWKKA, from the coding sequence ATGAAAGATAATCAAGGAAAAATATCGAGAAGAAGGTTTGCTGCACTTACAGTTTGCGGAGCGGGGGGTGTGTTCTTAATGGGGCTTCCGCAACGTCTGTACGCCGCCGTTCCATACAAAGAAAAAGAACTTTCTGTTAGTTTATTTTCCAAACATTTACAGTTCTTAGATTACGACGAGATGTCTGCGGCAGCTGCCGATATGGGATTTAACGGTCTGGATTTAACCGTTAGGCCCAAAGGACACGTATGGCCAGAAAAGGTAGTTGCTAATTTGCCTAAAGCTGTAGCCGCCATGAAAAAGTATGGGTTACGGCCACAGCTCATGACTACCAATGTTTGGGATAGTAGTAGTGCAGTGCATAAAACGGTGCTAGAAACAGCCAGTAATTTAGGTTTTACCCATTACCGTACAGATTGGTTAAAATATGATGAGCATAAAAATTTAAAGGATAGTCAGCGTTTGTTCGGGGAGCAGGCCAGGGCCTTAGAGTTGGTCAACAAGCGTTTTGGTATCGTAGGCTGTTACCAGAACCATGCAGGTAAGAATGTAGGAGCTCCCATATGGGATTTATCCACGATTCTTTCTGCAACAGCTAATGAATTTATGGGGTGCCAGTATGATATAAGGCATGCCGTAGTAGAAGGCGGAACTAGTTGGGAGCTTGGCCTAAGATTAATTAAACCCTACGTTAAATCCATCGTAATTAAAGATTTTAAATGGGCTAAGGTTAATGGTAAATGGATACCTGTACATGTGCCACTAGGAGAGGGAATGGTTGATTTTAATCGTTATTTTTCGTTATTGAAAGCATACGATATACAGGTACCTGTTTCATTGCATGTAGAGCACGATTTGGGCGGTGCAGAACGTGGCGCATCCACAATAAATATTTCAAAAAAGGAAGTCCTTCTACGTATAAAGAAAGACTTGACTTTCTTAAAAGAGGCATGGAAAAAAGCATAG
- a CDS encoding SusC/RagA family TonB-linked outer membrane protein: MKLKLNFLMIVTLLINIQLFAQDTYNVTGTVTDEANVPVPGANVVVTSSATGTSTDFDGNYSITVSEGDVLEFSSLGFTTVSRTVTGQTRIDVVLAEDSAQLDEVVVVGYGSRKKSDITGSVSSVKSEELNAFPVLDAAQAIQGRAAGVVVQSNNGGEPGAPINIQIRGNTSINASSAPLIVVDGFVGAVFPQPNDIESIEILKDASATAIYGSRGSNGVVLVTTKKGRKGKLSVEFNTNYSVQNTANELDLLNADQFATYQQAINPGYVQGSANTDWQDLLYRSGSTQNHQFSFSGGTDKVNFYASATYFKQEGVIVNSEFERVSFLSNIDAQVTDKLKLGFNLFGSRGSKDGVPTQSTGETANGGGDDVISLLFRFAPDQPVQDANGVNTINSVGDNVDNPFAVATEGVNETKTDNYRANLYANYDIVKNLAFKTTFGLSTANGTEGVFRPSTLVVTAGAGTGGRATVQNFKRTSLLSENYLTYNKEIGKGNLNLLAGYSYQKTTTERFSAGASGFTSDSFSYFNLQSGAVQLIPTSSFSETEIQSQFARLNYDYDDKYLITATVRRDGASNFAENEKYAIFPSGALGWKVSNENFLKDHKTISNLKLRASYGVTGNQAIAAYQSLASFGSVFTPINGTTVINVTPNQVANPDLKWESSFQTNLGLDLGLFNNRVSLSLDYYNIDTKDLIIEDTSQPQFLGFLTAASLRNVGEVNNKGFEITLNTRNIVNDNFSWTTDFNWSRNRNEFVTLLNGEDIFQDASPGYFNVPRTHVLREGEAVGVFWGFDYKGVYQGGALPEGTALLAGSDVGDQLFADLDGSGDITTDDQTIIGDPNPDWTMGITNNFSYKNFDLNIFFQGSFGGDVMNLTNVQLFNGDSNATTAILDSWTPTNTDTDIPRARLRGKQITSRFVEDGSYLRLKNIALGYNLPQEVTDRIGMDNVRFSISGQNLLTFTDYSGLDPEVSYGVVGQDSSASNTTNGFDFGNYPTVRSVNFSVNLKF, translated from the coding sequence ATGAAACTTAAATTAAACTTTTTAATGATTGTTACGTTGCTGATAAACATACAGTTGTTTGCACAGGATACGTACAACGTAACCGGCACGGTTACGGACGAGGCCAACGTTCCCGTTCCGGGGGCCAATGTCGTCGTTACGTCCAGTGCGACAGGAACCTCTACCGATTTCGACGGTAACTATTCGATCACGGTAAGCGAAGGGGACGTACTGGAATTTTCCTCACTTGGTTTTACCACTGTTTCCAGAACCGTTACGGGACAGACGAGAATAGACGTTGTCCTCGCGGAAGACTCCGCTCAACTGGACGAAGTGGTGGTGGTCGGTTACGGCTCCAGAAAGAAGAGCGACATTACCGGTTCGGTATCCTCGGTAAAATCGGAGGAACTGAACGCCTTCCCGGTGCTCGATGCGGCGCAGGCGATACAGGGACGTGCCGCCGGTGTGGTGGTACAGTCCAACAACGGTGGGGAGCCCGGTGCCCCTATCAATATTCAGATCAGGGGCAACACCTCTATCAATGCCAGTAGTGCGCCACTGATAGTGGTCGACGGTTTTGTGGGGGCGGTCTTTCCCCAACCCAACGATATCGAATCCATAGAGATCCTGAAAGATGCTTCCGCAACCGCGATCTATGGTTCAAGGGGTTCCAACGGAGTGGTCCTGGTGACCACCAAAAAAGGTAGGAAGGGCAAACTGTCCGTTGAGTTCAATACCAACTATTCCGTTCAGAATACGGCGAACGAACTGGATCTGTTGAACGCGGACCAGTTCGCTACCTATCAACAGGCCATCAATCCCGGTTATGTGCAGGGTAGCGCCAATACGGACTGGCAAGATCTACTGTACAGGTCGGGAAGTACACAGAACCATCAATTCTCCTTTTCGGGAGGGACGGATAAAGTGAACTTCTATGCCTCCGCCACTTACTTTAAACAAGAGGGGGTCATCGTGAACTCGGAATTCGAGCGTGTATCCTTTCTGTCCAATATCGATGCGCAGGTAACGGATAAGCTTAAACTGGGATTCAACCTTTTTGGAAGTAGGGGTTCCAAGGACGGTGTTCCTACACAATCCACCGGTGAGACCGCCAACGGAGGTGGGGACGATGTTATTTCACTACTCTTCAGGTTTGCTCCCGATCAGCCCGTTCAAGACGCTAACGGCGTAAATACCATTAATTCGGTAGGCGACAACGTGGACAACCCCTTTGCAGTTGCAACGGAAGGGGTCAACGAGACGAAGACGGATAATTACAGGGCCAACCTTTATGCCAATTACGATATTGTCAAGAACCTGGCCTTTAAAACAACGTTCGGTCTCAGTACCGCCAACGGTACGGAAGGGGTCTTTAGACCATCCACTTTGGTGGTGACCGCCGGAGCTGGTACCGGGGGCAGGGCCACGGTACAGAACTTTAAGAGAACAAGTCTGTTGAGCGAGAACTATTTGACCTATAACAAGGAAATAGGTAAGGGCAATTTGAACCTTTTAGCGGGTTACTCCTACCAAAAGACGACAACGGAACGGTTTTCCGCAGGTGCTTCCGGTTTTACATCCGATTCTTTTTCCTATTTCAACCTACAGTCGGGCGCAGTTCAGCTGATCCCTACTTCGTCTTTCTCGGAAACGGAGATTCAGTCCCAGTTCGCTAGATTGAACTATGATTATGACGATAAGTACCTGATTACCGCGACCGTAAGAAGGGATGGAGCCTCCAACTTCGCCGAAAATGAAAAATATGCCATTTTTCCGTCCGGTGCATTGGGCTGGAAAGTCTCCAACGAGAATTTCCTGAAGGATCACAAAACCATATCCAACCTGAAATTAAGGGCCAGTTACGGTGTTACCGGTAACCAGGCGATAGCGGCATACCAGTCCTTGGCGAGTTTCGGTTCCGTATTCACACCGATCAACGGTACCACGGTGATCAACGTAACGCCGAATCAAGTTGCCAATCCCGATCTGAAATGGGAATCGTCCTTCCAGACGAATCTGGGTCTTGACCTGGGACTTTTCAACAACAGGGTCTCCCTTTCCCTGGACTACTATAATATAGATACGAAGGATCTTATCATCGAGGATACGAGCCAACCACAATTTTTAGGTTTTCTTACCGCGGCCAGTCTAAGAAATGTAGGTGAGGTGAACAACAAGGGGTTCGAGATTACCTTGAACACAAGGAACATAGTGAACGATAATTTCAGTTGGACGACCGATTTCAACTGGTCCAGGAACAGGAACGAATTCGTTACACTATTGAACGGAGAGGATATTTTCCAAGATGCCTCCCCCGGATATTTCAACGTACCCCGTACGCATGTCCTAAGGGAAGGTGAAGCGGTAGGTGTTTTCTGGGGCTTTGATTACAAAGGCGTATATCAAGGAGGTGCATTGCCAGAAGGTACGGCCCTACTTGCCGGTAGTGATGTAGGGGATCAATTGTTCGCCGATCTTGACGGTAGTGGTGATATTACTACGGACGACCAGACCATAATCGGTGATCCCAACCCGGATTGGACCATGGGTATCACGAACAACTTCTCTTACAAAAACTTTGACCTGAACATCTTTTTCCAGGGGTCTTTCGGAGGGGACGTGATGAACCTCACCAATGTGCAGTTGTTCAACGGAGATTCAAACGCTACGACGGCTATCCTTGATTCTTGGACACCGACCAATACGGATACCGATATACCACGAGCTAGGTTGAGAGGTAAGCAGATAACTTCCCGTTTCGTGGAGGACGGTAGTTATCTTCGACTAAAAAACATAGCTTTAGGGTATAATCTGCCTCAGGAGGTAACCGATAGAATAGGTATGGACAACGTTAGGTTCTCCATCAGTGGTCAGAACCTGTTGACCTTTACCGATTACTCCGGATTAGATCCCGAGGTAAGTTATGGTGTGGTAGGCCAGGACAGCTCGGCCAGTAATACTACCAACGGTTTCGATTTTGGTAACTATCCAACGGTAAGATCCGTTAACTTCAGTGTCAATTTAAAATTTTAA
- a CDS encoding cupin domain-containing protein, whose product MNRASEKYIIAKDLEWEALGGGVSRKFLGYDNQIMMVRVKFEKGALGAPHQHFHTQATYCVSGKFEFEIDGKKKIVEAGDGVYIEPNLLHSAVCLEEGELIDTFSPVREDFLTGEGPSYFGDKS is encoded by the coding sequence ATGAATAGAGCAAGTGAGAAATATATTATTGCAAAAGATTTGGAATGGGAAGCTCTTGGCGGAGGCGTATCAAGAAAGTTTCTAGGTTATGATAACCAAATTATGATGGTACGCGTAAAATTTGAAAAAGGAGCCTTAGGCGCCCCGCATCAACATTTTCATACGCAAGCCACCTATTGTGTGTCTGGTAAATTTGAATTTGAAATTGATGGAAAAAAGAAAATCGTAGAGGCAGGTGATGGCGTATATATTGAACCCAATCTATTACATAGTGCCGTTTGTTTAGAAGAAGGAGAACTAATTGACACGTTTAGTCCCGTTCGAGAAGATTTTTTAACCGGTGAAGGACCGTCCTATTTTGGAGATAAATCCTAA
- a CDS encoding MarR family winged helix-turn-helix transcriptional regulator, whose translation MDTTEGFGVYLDRTLKKVQHTFLRTFIENDIDLTIEQWVILRRVHLLGPDASQAEISNTNFRNRATTSRVIRGLCKKGLLEKTRFGNDQKRYRLLMTDAGKNLMNKVMPLIKDIRKMSIKDISDYEFDIFLKVLDQIWENYDQYEANR comes from the coding sequence ATGGACACAACAGAAGGTTTTGGAGTGTATCTTGACCGTACCCTTAAAAAAGTACAACATACTTTCTTGAGAACTTTTATCGAAAACGATATTGATCTCACCATTGAGCAATGGGTTATTTTGCGCAGGGTACATCTTTTGGGGCCGGATGCCTCTCAAGCAGAAATAAGCAATACCAACTTTAGGAACAGGGCAACAACCTCTAGAGTTATCCGTGGACTTTGTAAAAAGGGGCTTTTAGAGAAAACGCGTTTTGGAAATGATCAAAAGCGTTACAGACTTTTAATGACCGATGCTGGCAAGAACCTCATGAATAAAGTAATGCCATTGATCAAGGATATTCGCAAAATGAGCATTAAGGATATCAGTGATTACGAATTTGATATATTCCTTAAAGTTTTGGACCAAATTTGGGAAAACTATGACCAATATGAAGCTAATAGATAA
- a CDS encoding alginate lyase family protein encodes MITTTKSIFNPCLAIPYVSLLQNRQHSNGLHHKVIYPLLVFIFITLVHYQGNTQGHPKLILTKAGVEKIKAELGNVPLFDASLAAIKEEIDAEIALGIFTPIPKDYSGGYTHTRHKKNWFALQKAGVLYQILEDEKYAKYVKDMLMQYEEMYKTLPLHPKTRSYARGKLFWQCLNDSNWLVYVSQAYDCIYDYLTKAERKKLENNLFRPFADHISVDSPQFYQRVHNHSTWGNAAVGMIGLVMNDQELIDRALYGIKGLHLDKTAKDDDGGYLNKDGKAGFLANIEEPFSPDGYYNEGPYYQRYAMYPFLIFAEALHNVKPELQIFEYKNGVLLKSIHALLNLTDADGDFFPLNDGQKGMSYFNGALVTAVNISYQHGGQDPQLLSIAKKQGRVLLDDSGLAVALGVRDGKEVPFKKKSLNLTDGPKGTEGGVGILRNKGLELVFKYAAQGSSHGHYDKLSFSLYEQGNEILQDYGLARFVNIEQKGGGNYLKENKTWAKQTIAHNTLVQNQTSHFKGRYEIGSKHHSVLYFYDDTDPAIQIVSAKEENAYPGTKMHRTMAVIKDEDFEKPFLLDIMKVTADTINQYDFPFYFMGQVIHTNFDYDSPALTVLGKDNGYQHLYVEGKGKPAVQNTKLSWLGNGHFYTLTTVTPTTDELFFTRLGANDPEFNLRRDPGFMLRRKNTKHTTFVSAIEAHGSYSPVTESAINSNSNIKKIEIVLDTTDYTGISITTREGNTKLFVTANKNTLKAATHKIKIKTKSYTWTGPYYYQKP; translated from the coding sequence ATGATTACTACAACGAAATCAATTTTTAATCCTTGTTTAGCAATACCTTATGTATCCCTATTACAAAATCGGCAACATAGCAATGGCCTACATCATAAAGTTATCTACCCGCTACTTGTTTTTATTTTCATAACCCTCGTACATTATCAGGGAAACACTCAAGGACATCCCAAATTAATCCTTACAAAAGCCGGAGTTGAAAAGATCAAGGCAGAATTGGGAAACGTACCTTTGTTCGATGCCTCGTTAGCTGCTATAAAAGAAGAGATCGATGCGGAAATTGCTCTCGGAATTTTTACGCCAATTCCAAAAGACTATTCCGGAGGATACACACATACCCGTCATAAAAAAAATTGGTTTGCACTTCAAAAAGCTGGGGTGCTATACCAAATATTGGAAGACGAAAAGTATGCAAAGTATGTAAAAGATATGTTGATGCAGTATGAGGAGATGTACAAAACCCTACCCCTTCATCCTAAAACAAGATCATATGCTAGAGGTAAGTTGTTTTGGCAATGCTTAAACGATTCTAATTGGCTGGTTTACGTAAGCCAAGCCTATGACTGCATCTACGATTACTTAACCAAAGCGGAACGCAAAAAATTAGAGAACAATTTATTCCGCCCTTTCGCCGACCATATTTCGGTAGATAGTCCGCAATTTTATCAAAGGGTACACAACCATAGCACTTGGGGAAATGCTGCCGTGGGCATGATAGGTTTGGTCATGAACGACCAAGAATTAATTGACCGTGCCTTGTACGGCATAAAGGGGCTACACCTAGACAAAACAGCCAAAGATGATGATGGTGGCTATTTGAACAAAGATGGCAAAGCAGGTTTTCTGGCAAACATAGAAGAACCTTTTTCTCCGGACGGGTATTATAATGAAGGACCGTATTACCAGCGTTATGCCATGTATCCATTTTTAATTTTTGCCGAAGCATTGCATAACGTGAAACCAGAGCTACAGATTTTTGAATATAAGAACGGGGTTCTCCTGAAGTCTATCCATGCCCTGTTAAACCTGACGGACGCAGATGGTGATTTTTTTCCGCTTAACGATGGTCAAAAAGGGATGTCCTATTTCAACGGGGCTTTGGTTACCGCCGTAAACATCTCTTACCAACACGGTGGGCAAGACCCACAATTATTAAGCATTGCCAAAAAGCAAGGAAGGGTACTTCTTGATGATTCGGGCTTAGCGGTAGCACTAGGCGTACGTGACGGAAAAGAAGTTCCGTTCAAAAAAAAATCCCTTAACCTAACGGACGGGCCAAAGGGCACAGAAGGTGGGGTTGGCATATTAAGGAACAAAGGCCTAGAACTTGTTTTTAAATACGCTGCACAAGGCTCTAGCCATGGGCACTATGACAAATTATCCTTCTCCTTATACGAGCAAGGCAATGAAATACTACAAGACTATGGCCTGGCTCGTTTTGTTAATATTGAACAGAAAGGAGGAGGAAACTATCTTAAAGAAAATAAAACTTGGGCCAAACAAACCATTGCGCACAATACGCTTGTTCAGAACCAGACTTCCCATTTTAAGGGGCGATACGAAATAGGGAGTAAACACCATTCCGTTCTTTATTTCTATGACGACACCGACCCGGCCATACAAATCGTTAGCGCCAAAGAAGAAAATGCCTATCCGGGGACGAAAATGCACCGCACCATGGCAGTTATTAAAGATGAAGATTTTGAAAAGCCTTTTTTACTTGACATTATGAAGGTAACCGCAGATACCATAAACCAATACGATTTTCCTTTTTATTTCATGGGCCAGGTAATACATACCAATTTTGACTACGATTCTCCTGCGCTTACCGTTCTTGGGAAAGATAATGGCTATCAGCATCTGTACGTGGAAGGAAAAGGAAAACCCGCTGTGCAAAACACGAAGTTATCATGGTTGGGAAACGGACATTTTTACACATTAACGACCGTAACTCCCACTACCGACGAATTGTTTTTTACTCGCCTAGGCGCAAATGATCCTGAATTTAATCTGCGCAGGGACCCAGGATTTATGCTCCGAAGAAAAAACACAAAACATACCACTTTTGTCTCTGCTATTGAAGCTCACGGAAGTTATAGTCCGGTTACGGAGTCTGCAATAAACTCCAACAGCAACATAAAGAAAATAGAAATAGTCTTAGACACAACAGACTACACTGGTATCTCAATTACTACCAGAGAAGGGAACACCAAGCTGTTTGTGACAGCGAATAAAAACACTCTAAAAGCAGCAACGCATAAAATAAAAATTAAAACTAAGAGCTATACTTGGACAGGCCCTTATTATTATCAAAAACCATAA
- a CDS encoding chondroitinase-B domain-containing protein produces the protein MKKHLIILSIFLLSLSCKEQVNLNAIKVTNPEELNNAIAQATAGDNIILANGIWKDVQIAFTGKGTKDHPITITAETEGKVFIEGVSNLSFGGEYLEVSGLYFRNGYSPSQAVVDFKISHDDKPEQISNNCKFTNSVIEDFNKPKRDDSDLWVRFWGRHNELSNCYIAGKTNRGPTVRVSIAGIESINNYHQIINNHFGPRPVKGGPSGETIQLGDSYTSMSPSHTMVANNLFEECNGEVEIISSKTNFNVFKNNVFYKSEGSLVTRHGNYATIDGNYFIGDGVNENYGGIRIINTGHWVVNNYFYNLKGKSFRSPLAVMNGIPKSPINRYNQVTDVVVAYNTYINCSSPWQFGVGTNIAQADVLPKSEIRSARAIRTTVANNIVYNEEGLDAIVIENDRADGVTFKNNITNNQGVAFKDFNNGIIAAALDLKKLTDYIYIPTGIPDDFKAYAGFDFDIIETDLLGISRKDDTSIGAIMGKDVYNPNILDKSKYGTTWYSNAVASRTAITHTVDNPEALQAKIKEAGHGDIIMLKEGLYSINTSIPINKTLILKSQENTKAQLFFSGKANTPLFSLQSKGKLTIDNLSLKGDNTNYAFASLKENMSNHFGLTVLNTDISNFNYALKVHKESFAERITFENTTISNCENGIELSEETNDKGDYNTEYLTITNCNFNRVKANVIDYYRGGYDESTIGGNLLVKNSTFTQCGGGEQNKTLLNHRGIINVTLTKNTFENNPVTFIATLWGAKNNNASDNKIINSGKLTVEENLKLKLMY, from the coding sequence ATGAAAAAACATTTAATTATTCTCTCTATATTCTTATTGAGTCTTTCTTGCAAAGAACAAGTAAATCTAAACGCAATCAAAGTAACCAACCCTGAAGAACTAAACAATGCTATTGCACAAGCTACGGCAGGAGACAATATTATCCTGGCCAACGGTATTTGGAAGGATGTACAAATTGCTTTTACTGGAAAAGGAACTAAAGACCATCCTATTACCATTACTGCAGAAACAGAAGGCAAGGTTTTCATTGAAGGGGTTTCTAACCTATCTTTTGGCGGCGAATATTTGGAAGTAAGTGGCTTATATTTTAGAAATGGGTACTCCCCATCGCAAGCAGTTGTTGATTTTAAAATAAGTCATGACGATAAACCGGAGCAAATATCCAATAATTGCAAGTTTACCAATAGTGTTATTGAAGATTTCAATAAACCTAAAAGAGACGATAGTGATCTATGGGTTCGGTTTTGGGGAAGACATAACGAGTTAAGCAACTGCTACATTGCCGGTAAAACAAACCGCGGACCTACAGTAAGGGTCAGTATAGCAGGGATAGAAAGTATAAACAACTATCATCAAATCATTAATAACCATTTTGGACCAAGACCTGTAAAAGGTGGCCCAAGTGGGGAGACCATTCAGTTAGGAGATAGTTATACCTCTATGTCTCCTAGTCACACCATGGTAGCTAACAATTTATTTGAGGAATGTAATGGAGAGGTAGAAATCATTTCTAGTAAAACAAATTTTAATGTATTTAAAAACAATGTTTTCTATAAAAGCGAGGGTTCTTTGGTTACGCGCCATGGAAATTATGCAACTATAGACGGCAACTATTTTATTGGTGATGGCGTTAATGAAAATTACGGCGGAATACGAATTATAAATACCGGACATTGGGTAGTGAACAACTATTTCTATAATTTAAAAGGCAAAAGTTTTAGAAGTCCGTTAGCGGTGATGAATGGAATACCGAAATCACCTATAAACCGTTACAACCAAGTTACCGATGTTGTTGTTGCCTACAACACCTACATTAACTGTAGTTCGCCTTGGCAATTTGGTGTCGGCACCAATATTGCACAGGCCGATGTACTGCCAAAATCTGAAATACGCTCTGCAAGAGCCATCAGAACCACTGTCGCCAACAATATTGTGTACAATGAAGAAGGACTTGATGCCATTGTTATTGAAAACGATAGAGCAGATGGCGTTACCTTCAAAAACAATATAACAAACAACCAAGGAGTTGCCTTTAAGGATTTTAACAATGGTATTATAGCCGCAGCGTTAGATTTAAAAAAATTGACAGATTATATCTACATACCCACAGGTATCCCTGATGATTTTAAAGCCTATGCAGGTTTTGATTTTGATATTATTGAAACGGATTTATTAGGCATTTCCAGAAAAGACGATACAAGCATCGGCGCCATAATGGGTAAGGATGTTTACAATCCTAATATTCTAGACAAATCCAAATACGGCACTACGTGGTATTCCAATGCGGTGGCTTCCAGAACGGCAATTACGCATACCGTTGATAATCCGGAAGCGTTACAGGCTAAAATCAAAGAAGCAGGCCATGGGGATATTATTATGTTGAAAGAAGGCCTTTATAGTATAAATACCAGTATCCCCATAAATAAAACTTTAATCCTTAAATCTCAAGAAAATACCAAAGCGCAGCTATTTTTTTCCGGAAAAGCTAACACTCCGTTGTTCTCTTTGCAATCTAAAGGAAAACTGACTATAGACAACCTAAGCTTAAAAGGAGATAATACAAATTATGCTTTCGCAAGTTTAAAAGAAAATATGTCCAATCATTTTGGACTAACCGTTTTAAATACGGATATCAGTAATTTTAATTATGCCTTAAAAGTCCATAAAGAATCCTTCGCTGAGCGCATTACTTTTGAAAATACCACAATTTCAAATTGTGAAAATGGTATAGAACTGTCGGAGGAAACTAATGACAAGGGCGATTATAATACCGAATATTTAACCATAACCAATTGTAATTTCAACAGGGTCAAGGCAAATGTCATTGATTATTACCGAGGTGGTTACGATGAGTCTACCATTGGTGGAAATCTTTTGGTAAAAAATAGCACCTTTACGCAGTGTGGGGGTGGAGAACAAAACAAAACGCTTTTAAATCATCGGGGTATTATCAATGTAACCCTTACCAAAAATACTTTTGAAAATAATCCGGTTACATTTATAGCAACACTTTGGGGCGCTAAAAACAATAATGCATCTGATAATAAAATCATCAACTCCGGAAAGTTAACGGTTGAGGAGAATTTGAAATTAAAATTAATGTACTAG